The Gallus gallus isolate bGalGal1 chromosome 5, bGalGal1.mat.broiler.GRCg7b, whole genome shotgun sequence region ACACACAGTTtcctgtgtgtttttatttgacTCTGTAagatttgaagatttttttcccaccaCGGATTTTCTTTTGACATCTTTTGATTGCAATTTACACACTTCATAGGAATCTATAATTTCATCACATGCTTTCTTAAAGTTTTCCTGGATGCTCTTATCATCAGGGAGTGTGGATTTCATAACTGGAGCAttatacaaacaaaaattattatCCTCATTAAACTCTTTGATGTCCTCACAACAAGGTTCAACGAATAAATGTTCTCgtttcagaaacattttcactCCTTCCTCTACACAAGCTAGAAGAACATCCCAGTTCTGGAACTCAATCAGAGTTTTTGTAGGTTCCAGAGACACATCATAGTCACTGTACGCACAGGTCACATTGAGAACAAAGATCCCATACAACTCTGGGCCACAACGAAGGCGACCAGGACTTGAGGAACCCTGTTTGCTCGCAGGGACACTTTTTGCCTTACAAATGacactttcttttcttaacaGAAAGTCAATCAGTTTATGTAATCTTGTCTTTAAAACAAGCCTTCTATTCACGTACAAGAATTGCATATTCTTATTGTAATGTCCCTCAGAACTGATGTAACCACTTATCTCAAATCCCCCAGACTTATGCTTTATTTCTCTCAACTTCTGAGATCTGCCCAGTCCATATATTTGACAAAAACGAGAGTAGACATCTCTTGTCTTGGGAAGCTGAAGCACCATAGAACAAGAAATATCATTCCTTAAAGAAAGTGAAACAGAGGGATGCATCAACGAGATAGCCTCTACTTTCTGCCTCACCCTCTCAAATTCCAGCACAGGATCCATACACCTCCTCCTCACTGGTAACTGATAGAACAAATTACACACGGTCACTGTCGTTCCGCCACTTGGTCTGCTCAACTCAGCTTCGCAGACTTCCAGTGCATGCCCATTGTGAAACAGTTTCACAAAAGTTTTTGCCGTCTTGCTGCTCTTAGATGAAACTTCCACAACACTGGCCATGTTTGCTATGCTTGCCAGAGCCTCCCCTCTAAAGCCGTAGAACGTCAGCTTCTCTAAGTCTGCCACTGAGCTGCACTTACTAGTGAAGTACCGCTTTCCCATTTTACTTAAGTCCTCTTTCCCCATGCCAGAGCCATTATCCACCACCTGGATCTTAAAAGCTTCCAAATCCACCCTAACAGCTACACACGTTGCTTTGGCATCGATGCTGTTGAGGACAAGCTCCTCAACACACTGTCCCAGCGAGGTGACCGTCACTCCAGAGCGCAGCCTGGCTTGCACGTCCTCTGCCAAGTGCTTGATCATGGCAACGGCAGGCAGGAGAGAAACTCGGCAAACTGCAGGGAGATCACAGCTTCGTGTTCTTGACAGCAGCTGCGCAGGTGGGGAGGGAAacagaatgggggaaaaaaaaggaaaaatgaagaaattatccaaggcttgatttgttttttcctggtGTTTAAAGGCCCAGCCTCTGAGCGCACATCAGCTGCTGCCTCCAAAGCACGCGGCCAGAAGCCGAGTCCGTGCACCTGACAGCACACCTGCTTGCTTCCCAAATGCAGCCTAAGGCAAGGAAAACCTCACCACAGCAAGGCCAAATTCACACGGCCTGCAAGCACAGGGCCCCCGCTGCCATTAGTATCGCAGGTGGGTAAGAAGCATCACCAAAGGGCTGGGCTGAGAGCTGCCGTCCCCTCACTTTTACCTCTTTCTCCTCCCGTTACAGTAGAGAAGGAACGCGGCGGGCTGAGGGAGGCCGCGCACTGAAGCAGAGCCCTCTCGCCCCAGCGGTCCCGGCAACCGGCAGGCCCTGAGGGCGCGagctccccgccccgccgccggcacTGCCCCGCCCAGGCTCGCGGGGatgggggcggggcggggcggggcgaggagGCCCTGCAACGGCCGCGGCTCGAGCCCAACCGTCGCGGGACCCGGCACGCGGCGGCCGCTGCGGAGCAGCGCACAGCAGCCGCCGGGCGGGCAGCACAGCGCGCATGCGCGCGGCGCGCCGGAGGTTGGGCTGCGGCTTGCGACCCGGAAGCCGGCGGGCGGTGCATGACGGGAGCTGTAGTTTCCTCCCCCTCCCGTGTGGCCCCGACAGGGCGCCGCCGCGTCCAGACAGCCACACTCGACTCAAGCAAGCTCCAAGTACCTTtattctaataaaaataaacatctgtgcgagtaaagaacaaaataaattgcttcGGAGACATGCAGGTCACAGCAATCTCACTTTCAGCAGTCTTCACAGCTGGCACCAATTCTGCAGCTTCCCCACACGGCGCAGCGTTACACCCACCACACACAGCACTCGGTACTGCCGCTCAGACCCCGCTCAGCGCAGGCCCTCAAGGACCGGAGGCTgagcccctgggcagcccatcaGTACAGACAGCACCGAGCCACGCTCCACCTGCCAAAGCGACGCGGGTGTTTTAGTGCTACACAACAGTACAACGAACGAATAAGTTagaaatggaaggaaacaaAGTTCTCTAGAGGTGGATGTCAGCTGTCTGAGCGGCCGGGAGGTGAGGACGGATGTTCGGCGAGGGCAGCCCGTGCCCCAGGCCGGCTGCTTTCTGGAGCAGGTTACTTTCGGATCTGGAAGTCTGTGTGTTCCAGCGCCGCTATCTCCTTCTCGTTGGTGAACTCGGCCCGGCTGATGCGGGACTGGGGGCTCCCGATCTTCCGCAGCcactcctgcagctccctcaCCCTGGCGGCCGGGCCCTGGGCCTGTCCCTGCACGGTGCCATGGCTCGTGTTCCGCACCCAGCCAACCAGCCCCAGCCGCTTGGCCTCGCTCTGAGGAGACAACACAAAGGCGTGAGATGGCTCCGGGCCGCTACAGCTACCCACAGCGGGCAGCGCGACGCTTACAAACCCCACACCGCACCAGCTGGCTCGGCTCGGCCCAGCCCAGGAATCCCGGGGTCCCCGTCCCACCACCCCGCAGCGCACCTGGGTATACTTGCGGAAGAAGACGCCCTGCACTCTACCCGACACCTCGTAATCCACGGACATCAAACCCTCGCTCCCCGCCATGGCCGCCGCAGCCTCCAACAGCCGCAGCCGTCAACCCCCGACCCCAGGGCGCACGCGCAGTGCGGCTGGAGGCGGGCCTTCGCAGCCACCCACCGACCAATGAGGACCAAGCTCCGCGGGGAAGGCGGGGCGTTCCCAACCGCTTCATGAATAATACATGACGCCTCCCTGCCGCTCGCCGTCGGCCTTCGCTCAGCCATAGAGACGAAGTCTTCTGAGGAGCAGAGCGTCCACCCACTCCTCGAGCGCCTCTTTCGCCGAGCGCAACCGATGCGCGGCTAAGGACCCATAGAGACGCAGTTCAGCGGCGAGAGCGGCGCGGGAAGTGGCACCGCGTGCCGGTCTCCAGGCAACAGCCGTCAACACGGCGCGGAGCGGCAGGAGCTCGGCGCTGCTCTGCTAGGCCTGcaggcggggccgggcccggggTCCCTGCCCTCAGCTCGGCCCGGCCGCAACGCAGATGAGCGAGGCGGGAAACGAAGCGGCTCGGCGAGAGCGCCGCGGGCGACCCTGCAGGTAACGGTGGGGGCGCCTCCCGCACCGCCGTGCCGGGCCCACGGGGCCTCGTGTTCCGTGCACTCCTCGCGGGGGCGGCCGTTCAGGGACCTTGAAGCTGTGCTTCTCCTTAGGGAGGCTCTGTGTGGGCAGCCGGCGCCGGCATGCGGGGGTACGGGGCCGAGTGAGCCACGGAAAAGCTGTGGTGAGCTGAATGGGCCGTCTTTTGGCGGGCGGTGCCTCGGGATGGGCCTCGGGAAGCGCTCCCTGCGGGCATAGAGGCTTCCCTGGCAATGCGGTTGGTTTCTGCTGCTACAGTGACAAGACAGGGCTCAGAAAGAACCCAGAGAAGTTAGAAAACCTTTGCTAATATTCATTCTAACTTACGGGTGTAGACTGTTGGGaagaaagagctggggctgttcggCCTGGAGAGAAGGAGGCTCTGAGGTAACCTGAGAGctgcctgtcagtatctaaaggggaggaCAGAAGGGGAcggactctttagcagggtctgtggtgactgaacaagaggaaatggtttcaggctaaaagagggtagatttaggctggatataaggaaaaaatattttacagtgagggtggtgaggcactgaaatgagttgcccagaggtgtggttgatgtcccattcctggagactttcaagatgGGGCTGAATcaggccctggacaacctgatctagctatgcatgttcctgttcattgcagaggagctggactagatgacctttgaaggtcccttgcaactctaaggattctctGATTCTAAGAAATCTGTCCAGTTTTGGATGACAGCCTGTAGCGATATTGCTTCTGATCTCAGGCTCTTTCCCAGGCACTGaatggctgagctgcaggtggCTTTGTTTCCGTACGTGGATCCTGTGGTGGCAGCTGCTAAGCTCCCAGTGACAGACAGTTATGATTCTGAAGTCTCAGTACATCAGTACCCTCTGGAACACCTAAAAAACAGTTGTCAGCGTGAATTCCTATCAGACAAAGAGGAAGGCCTGAAGAATCCCCTTGCCCGAAAGAGCCGAAGCTATTCATattctctttctgcagaaagcaataagcacagctcccagcatggAGGCTCCAGCTCAGCTGGGCTGCAAAACAAGCATCTTGCCAGCCAGGTCAAGACTCTGCCCTCTAAATCAGTAGCCAAACGGAAAGAAGGAGTGGATCGTTCCTGTCCTCTGAAACCAATTTTTCACCACAACACTGGGAGCCTTCCTGCAGTCAACACAGGACAGCTTGGAAGTTCCCCAAACATGGAGGAAGCTCTGAATAGTAAGACTAGCTCAAAGAGCAAAGGAAGGCATCTGCCAGGGAAGCCtcagctggctgcagtgctccctCCTTGGACAGCAGAGCCTAAACAGTCAGACTCCTCTCTATACAGGAGAGATCTAGCTTATATCCTAAGGCTGGAGGCAGATGGACAGACCCTGGAAAAGGAAATCCGAAAGAAAGAGGCCCTTCTCAGGGAGAAGCTGAGGAGAACAAAGGAGGAGCTTAGGAGGATTCAAAGAGAGAAGGAGCTGATGGAGGCAGAGGAGAGAAGAGCCAGAGCAGTGGAGAGGACTCGCAGGCAAAAGGCCGTGTGGCAGCCTGGAGAGGAAAATATAAGATTTACCATCAGGATGGATGATGGGGACTTTAGTGGGGTGCAGTCTGCAGAGGTCACTGTCCCAAAGACTGGCACTACTCTCCATCCCCAAGAGCTGGCTATGGGGAAACTGAAGAAGGAACGGTTGGTGgccagcaacaacaaaattcGAGACCGCATACCGGTAGAGGATTTAGCTTCGTGCTCAGAGCTGGCCTTAAAACATGgcccttcttcctctgctctctcAGACTGTGGTGACCGCCtgcctgcagagatgctgtACATGCAGGCTGCCAGCCCCACGGAGCAGGGGGAGCTTGGAAAGTGCAGCTTCTGTGGCCGCAAGTTTCTCTGCGCCAGGCTCAAGAAACACATGAGTATCTGCAGCAAGAGCCAAGGCTCTAAGAGGAAAACATTTGACTCCAGTAAGGCCAGAGCCAGGGGCACAGACCTGGAAGAGTTTCAGCAGTGGAAGAGCTCAGAGAGACCTCAGGTAACTTGCAGTCTCTTAGCCTTCCTCAGTTCACACACACTGCTCactttcctccctccctgaGATTTAGTTCTGAGACATGAGACCCTCATGAGTACGCAGGGCTGAGGAACACAACCCAGCCACTGCCTCTGGAAGGCACTTGCTAAGATGAATAGGTGGATCCATATAAAATCTTACTGGGGTGGGGGACAGGAGGGGGGATGAGGAGGTGTCATTTCTGACTGACTTGTCTTTGTAATGCATCATGGGGGTACTCCTGGAGAGAACTCGCTCCTTGCTGTAGTCAGGATGCTCATCAGGGCAGACTGGCTCTGCTGTGGTAAAGACCTGTGACACTGGAGGGCTGTGGGGAACTGACTGAAAAGGCAGGTAATAAAATGGACTAGCAATCTGAGGGCAGTGGAAACATGCAGGTCTGTTCCTTCAG contains the following coding sequences:
- the ZC2HC1C gene encoding zinc finger C2HC domain-containing protein 1C isoform X2, which codes for MAELQVALFPYVDPVVAAAKLPVTDSYDSEVSVHQYPLEHLKNSCQREFLSDKEEGLKNPLARKSRSYSYSLSAESNKHSSQHGGSSSAGLQNKHLASQVKTLPSKSVAKRKEGVDRSCPLKPIFHHNTGSLPAVNTGQLGSSPNMEEALNSKTSSKSKGRHLPGKPQLAAVLPPWTAEPKQSDSSLYRRDLAYILRLEADGQTLEKEIRKKEALLREKLRRTKEELRRIQREKELMEAEERRARAVERTRRQKAVWQPGEENIRFTIRMDDGDFSGVQSAEVTVPKTGTTLHPQELAMGKLKKERLVASNNKIRDRIPVEDLASCSELALKHGPSSSALSDCGDRLPAEMLYMQAASPTEQGELGKCSFCGRKFLCARLKKHMSICSKSQGSKRKTFDSSKARARGTDLEEFQQWKSSERPQQVSSTGRPVLRCKDVTVQSAEQGRKILATG
- the ZC2HC1C gene encoding zinc finger C2HC domain-containing protein 1C isoform X4, whose amino-acid sequence is MEEALNSKTSSKSKGRHLPGKPQLAAVLPPWTAEPKQSDSSLYRRDLAYILRLEADGQTLEKEIRKKEALLREKLRRTKEELRRIQREKELMEAEERRARAVERTRRQKAVWQPGEENIRFTIRMDDGDFSGVQSAEVTVPKTGTTLHPQELAMGKLKKERLVASNNKIRDRIPVEDLASCSELALKHGPSSSALSDCGDRLPAEMLYMQAASPTEQGELGKCSFCGRKFLCARLKKHMSICSKSQGSKRKTFDSSKARARGTDLEEFQQWKSSERPQNKPPRRNNWRQNHEAFIQTLRHARQVQQVLSKGGKVSDLPPLPPIENPDYTACPYCRRRFAPQVAETHIPKCKNIKNRPSLPPQRKR
- the ACYP1 gene encoding acylphosphatase-1, whose product is MAGSEGLMSVDYEVSGRVQGVFFRKYTQSEAKRLGLVGWVRNTSHGTVQGQAQGPAARVRELQEWLRKIGSPQSRISRAEFTNEKEIAALEHTDFQIRK
- the ZC2HC1C gene encoding zinc finger C2HC domain-containing protein 1C isoform X1, with amino-acid sequence MAELQVALFPYVDPVVAAAKLPVTDSYDSEVSVHQYPLEHLKNSCQREFLSDKEEGLKNPLARKSRSYSYSLSAESNKHSSQHGGSSSAGLQNKHLASQVKTLPSKSVAKRKEGVDRSCPLKPIFHHNTGSLPAVNTGQLGSSPNMEEALNSKTSSKSKGRHLPGKPQLAAVLPPWTAEPKQSDSSLYRRDLAYILRLEADGQTLEKEIRKKEALLREKLRRTKEELRRIQREKELMEAEERRARAVERTRRQKAVWQPGEENIRFTIRMDDGDFSGVQSAEVTVPKTGTTLHPQELAMGKLKKERLVASNNKIRDRIPVEDLASCSELALKHGPSSSALSDCGDRLPAEMLYMQAASPTEQGELGKCSFCGRKFLCARLKKHMSICSKSQGSKRKTFDSSKARARGTDLEEFQQWKSSERPQNKPPRRNNWRQNHEAFIQTLRHARQVQQVLSKGGKVSDLPPLPPIENPDYTACPYCRRRFAPQVAETHIPKCKNIKNRPSLPPQRKR
- the ZC2HC1C gene encoding zinc finger C2HC domain-containing protein 1C isoform X3, producing the protein MAELQVALFPYVDPVVAAAKLPVTDSYDSEVSVHQYPLEHLKNSCQREFLSDKEEGLKNPLARKSRSYSYSLSAESNKHSSQHGGSSSAGLQNKHLASQVKTLPSKSVAKRKEGVDRSCPLKPIFHHNTGSLPAVNTGQLGSSPNMEEALNSKTSSKSKGRHLPGKPQLAAVLPPWTAEPKQSDSSLYRRDLAYILRLEADGQTLEKEIRKKEALLREKLRRTKEELRRIQREKELMEAEERRARAVERTRRQKAVWQPGEENIRFTIRMDDGDFSGVQSAEVTVPKTGTTLHPQELAMGKLKKERLVASNNKIRDRIPVEDLASCSELALKHGPSSSALSDCGDRLPAEMLYMQAASPTEQGELGKCSFCGRKFLCARLKKHMSICSKSQGSKRKTFDSSKARARGTDLEEFQQWKSSERPQVSSTGRPVLRCKDVTVQSAEQGRKILATG